Proteins from one Setaria italica strain Yugu1 chromosome V, Setaria_italica_v2.0, whole genome shotgun sequence genomic window:
- the LOC101764496 gene encoding E3 ubiquitin-protein ligase RGLG5 — translation MGGSPSRSSPRDGSGHGRYGHSRSFPQPSGAPPQYGGYYGQDPNAGYYGAPAPQQGGGYAAPSAAPAYHTPAAAPAPQAAKPRQLDRRYSRIADDYNSVDQVTDALAQAGLESSNLIVGIDFTKSNEWTGKFSFHGRSLHHISSTPNPYEQAISIIGQTMSKFDEDNLIPCFGFGDASTHDQDVFCFYPDERPCNGFSEALHRYREIVPHLRLAGPTSFAPIIEMAMTIVEQSGGQYHVLLIIADGQVTRSVDTASGQLSSQEQKTVDAIVKASELPLSIVLVGVGDGPWDMMKEFDDNIPARAFDNFQFVNFSEIMSKNMPQPRKEAAFALSALMEIPQQYKATVELGILGRRSFKSHDRVALPPPAGIDDAYSYSSNKSFSKPTTYPQSSSSASPYPHYENPHSATPVAPTSTYDNQVCPICLVNPKDMAFGCGHQTCCDCGQSLGSCPICRTPITTRIKLY, via the exons ATGGGGGGAAGCCCGTCGAGGAGCAGCCCGCGGGACGGGAGCGGCCACGGGCGGTACGGCCACTCGCGCTCCTTCCCGCAACCGTCGGGGGCGCCGCCGCAGTATGGAGGCTACTACGGCCAGGACCCGAACGCGGGCTACtacggcgcgccggcgccgcagcaggGAGGAGGATACGCCGCGCCGTCCGCGGCCCCGGCGTACCACACCCCGGCAGCTGCTCCGGCGCCGCAGGCCGCGAAGCCACGGCAACTTGACCGGCGGTACTCGCGGATTGCCGACGATTACAACTCGGTGGATCAG GTTACTGATGCTCTAGCTCAAGCAGGGCTTGAATCGTCAAATCTTATTGTCGGCATTGATTTCACAAAGAGCAATGAGTGGACAG GGAAATTCTCCTTCCATGGACGTAGTTTACATCACATTAGCAGCACACCAAATCCTTATGAACAAGCCATCTCAATTATCGGGCAAACAATGTCGAAATTTGATGAAGATAATCTGATCCCGTGCTTTGGATTTGGAGATG CATCAACACATGATCAAGACGTCTTCTGTTTTTATCCTGATGAGAGACCTTGCAATGGATTCTCAGAAGCTCTGCATCGATATAGGGAAATTGTGCCACATTTGCGCTTAGCTG GACCAACATCATTTGCACCAATTATTGAGATGGCTATGACCATTGTGGAGCAAAGTGGTGGGCAATACCACGTACTATTGATAATTGCAGATGGGCAG GTTACGAGGAGTGTAGATACTGCATCTGGACAGCTAAGTTCGCAAGAGCAGAAAACTGTTGATGCCATTGTGAAGGCCAG TGAACTGCCTTTGTCCATCGTGTTAGTAGGAGTTGGTGATGGCCCCTGGGACATGATGAAGGAGtttgatgacaacattcctgcTCGAGCTTTTGACAATTTCCAA TTTGTGAATTTTTCGGAGATAATGTCCAAGAACATGCCACAACCAAGGAAAGAGGCTGCATTTGCTCTTTCAGCATTGATGGAGATACCACAACAGTATAAAGCAACTGTGGAATTAGGAATTTTAGG TCGTCGCTCTTTCAAGTCTCATGACCGGGTGGCTCTGCCGCCTCCTGCTGGAATCGATGATGCTTATTCCTATTCATCTAATAAAAGCTTTAGTAAGCCAACCACCTACCCGCAGAGTTCATCATCCGCATCACCGTATCCTCACTACGAAAATCCACATAGCGCCACCCCAGTCGCACCTACGTCCACTTATGACAACCAG GTCTGCCCTATCTGCCTTGTGAACCCCAAAGACATGGCGTTTGGGTGTGGACACCAG ACCTGCTGTGACTGTGGACAGAGTCTCGGGTCGTGTCCGATCTGTCGCACTCCCATCACCACAAGGATAAAGCTATACTAG
- the LOC101777617 gene encoding uncharacterized protein LOC101777617: MGFKLQQWGVVVRPGETVKCNPGEFCFRVSQIALHAGKGNGDVRIFVKVDDKEILLGTLSDDKYPHYITDLNFEEFELLHTSETRNISIIGFKYSKLGRKYHFLFFLYCIFTKRNKVLIFMVYPLLYLYITIVVSESRMIYDKSKDTESGSEKLAALNPVATQSSTLEEKKDPEKLQKNVGASDDDESDEDYVDSEEGESNDNEDSSDEDDDEISDEDDDKNFPKHAKDNNRPAETPLKSPPGKKAKMTTPSKSNNTGSGTGMRSGYVHVATPYPSKHVKNRPSLLKKKTPSTGDRPKQPAGNYACESCSRTFYSYIALKTHCKVKKQKRSPHKAQGWDVMGRRSESAHVSSPLRKKRYEPNGLEQNSQSQTPSHSGQRSPSHSSLFLFPFLPPLPSNSRLQAAAPQNPLPLPKQRGGEKPLGVPGRVVPPPQAMDFASCKHWGVLVRPGETVKCNPGEVYCHVSQIALQDDKGNEDVRVFVKVGGNEILVGTLSVDKYPQCMIGLVFEKEFELRHTSKNSNISALGYKFCETKSYSDTSTDDDDDSDEEVPLAIPLYPNADDDRSKQTKSGVDNPASTQLCKPKNTLEETKDPEKQKGDVGGTDDDHSDENSVHSEEGESGDDEDSSDEDDSDSSDEDDGEDTPKNIMGKNRPAETPLKTPLKKAKIATPSMGNKTGSGSTKRSGYVHVATPYPKQVKKTPSIIDSSKQSAGYSCKSCSKTFYSSVALDTHRKVKHNAHK; this comes from the exons ATGGGGTTCAAATTGCAGCAGTGGG GAGTAGTAGTCAGACCTGGGGAGACAGTGAAGTGTAACCCAGGAGAGTTCTGTTTTCGTGTTTCACAG ATAGCACTACATGCTGGCAAGGGGAACGGAGATGTGAGAATCTTTGTGAAAGTTGATGACAAAGAAATTCTGCTTGGCACCCTTTCAGATGACAAATACCCTCACTATATAACTGATTTGAATTTCGAGGAGTTTGAGCTACTACACACCTCAGAAACAAGAAACATCTCCATTATTGGATTCAAATACAGCAAGCTCGGGAGAAAAtatcatttcctttttttcctttattgCATCTTTACCAAAAGAAACAAAGTATTAATATTT ATGGTATATCCTTTGCTGTACTTGTACATAACAATTGTTGTTTCAGAGTCAAGAAtgattt ATGATAAGAGCAAAGATACTGAAAGTGGTTCAGAAAAGCTTGCTGCACTAAACCCTGTTGCTACTCAGTCCTCTACCTTGGAGGAGAAAAAGGATCCTGAGAAACTGCAAAAGAATGTCGGTGcctctgatgatgatgaaagtGATGAAGATTATGTTGATTCAGAAGAGGGTGAATCTAATGATAATGAG GATTCCagtgatgaggatgatgatgagatttcagatgaagatgatgacaaAAACTTCCCAAAG CATGCTAAGGACAATAATAGACCAGCAGAAACACCCTTGAAGTCACCTCCAGGGAAGAAGGCCAAGATGACTACACCATCTAAGAGCAACAACACCG GCAGTGGTACCGGTATGAGGAGTGGCTATGTCCATGTGGCCACCCCTTATCCATCCAAGCACGTGAAGAACAGACCTTCATTGCTCAAAAAGAAGACACCTTCAACCGGTGACAGGCCTAAGCAACCTGCTGGTAATTATGCCTGCGAGTCGTGCAGCAG GACTTTCTACTCCTACATCGCTCTGAAAACTCATTGCAAGGTGAAGAAGCAGAAGCGTAGTCCTCACAAGGCGCAG GGATGGGACGTTATGGGTCGCAGGTCGGAAAGTGCCCACGTATCAAGCCCATTACGGAAAAAACGATACGAGCCCAATGGGCTGGAACAGAATTCGCAGTCCCAGACACCCAGTCACAGCGGCCAGCGCTCTCCTTCTCACTcgtctctctttctcttcccaTTCTTACCCCCGCTCCCCTCCAACTCAAGGCTCCAAGCGGCCGCTCCCCAAAACCCTCTCCCCCTCCCGAAGCAGCGCGGCGGAGAGAAGCCGCTGGGGGTTCCGGGGCGTGTCGTTCCTCCTCCCCAAGCCATGGATTTTGCAAGTTGTAAGCACTGGG GAGTTCTAGTCAGACCTGGTGAGACAGTGAAGTGTAACCCAGGAGAGGTGTATTGTCATGTTTCACAG ATTGCGTTGCAGGATGACAAGGGGAATGAGGATGTGAGAGTTTTTGTGAAAGTTGGTGGCAATGAAATTCTGGTTGGCACACTGTCAGTTGACAAATACCCTCAGTGTATGATTGGTTTGGTCTTTGAGAAGGAGTTTGAGTTACGGCACACATCAAAAAACAGCAACATCTCTGCTCTTGGTTACAAATTCTGCGAGACAAA ATCTTATTCTGACACTAGTACTGATGATG ATGATGACTCTGATGAGGAGGTTCCATTAGCTATTCCACTATACCCCAATGCAGATG ATGATAGAAGCAAACAAACTAAAAGTGGTGTGGACAACCCTGCTTCAACTCAATTATGTAAACCAAAGAATACCTTGGAAGAAACAAAGGATCCTGAGAAACAGAAAGGTGATGTTGGTGGCACTGATGATGATCACAGTGATGAAAACTCTGTTCATTCTGAAGAGGGTGAATCTGGTGATGATGAG GATTCCAGTGATGAGGATGATAGTGACAGTtcagatgaagatgatggtgaaGATACTCCAAAG AACATTATGGGCAAGAATAGGCCAGCAGAAACACCCTTGAAGACACCTCTAAAGAAGGCAAAGATCGCAACGCCTTCTATGGGAAACAAAACTG GCAGTGGCAGTACTAAGAGAAGTGGCTATGTCCATGTTGCGACCCCTTATCCAAAGCAGGTGAAGAAGACACCTTCAATCATTGACAGCTCTAAGCAATCCGCTGGCTATTCCTGCAAGTCGTGCAGCAA GACTTTCTACTCCTCTGTTGCTCTGGATACTCATCGCAAGGTGAAGCATAATGCTCATAAGTGA
- the LOC101765844 gene encoding pentatricopeptide repeat-containing protein At2g36240, with translation MAASRRLARKLPSLISRHQRLISPEIEAAELTESPTISASIPLDPSLPVLPLAVSHLSPPSPLPALPSAHASSPASLLRLLRRARHHPQLAALDLHILLAAADASPAFRPDHGLTSLLAARLAASRRLPSLRRLLDLVLARPCPCADDSIFACPELLPTFRKAIVAFAASGDIPAASEALASLRRAADSPLPAEFYNIILHALSRLRRHVDVIRFYGEMTSVYRVAPDAYTFNILINSSCRAEGVNTAMRWFGEMQRRSCAPTGVSFNTLMRGFIREGRYKEGIKVAREMLELGVGLSVVSMEILISGLCRGGEALKAAEVFVEFWGDGVVPERFDCFELVEALCRVGKIDKAVEVVDMVLERNMKCCLSVPAGVTVLECLMKAGKLDKVCQLMWRMIDQGIVPDTITCNCVFEALCEAGRAADANQLRVLAKEQGFVADGETYRMLVQGFGRQGRRKEGEAVLDEMLDSGFVPNIASYNRLLDGLL, from the coding sequence ATGGCTGCCTCCCGCCGCCTCGCGCGGAAGCTGCCCTCGCTGATCTCCAGGCATCAGCGCCTCATCTCCCCGGAGATCGAAGCAGCGGAACTCACTGAATCCCCCACCATCTCGGCATCCATTCCGCTCGACCCCTCCCTGCCCGTCCTCCCGCTCGCCGTCTCCCACCTTTCGCCGCCGAGCCCGCTCCCGGCGCTCCCCTCCGCGCacgcctcctccccggcctcgCTCCTCCGTCTCCTCCGCCGAGCGCGCCACCACCCGCAACTCGCGGCGCTCGACCTCCACATCCTCCTGGCCGCCGCGGACGCGTCGCCCGCATTCCGCCCCGACCACGGCTTGACAtcgctcctcgccgcccgcctcgcgGCCTCGCGCCGCCTACCCTCGCTCCGGCGCCTCCTCGATCTCGTTCTCGCCCGCCCCTGCCCCTGCGCCGACGACTCCATCTTCGCATGCCCCGAGCTCCTCCCCACCTTCCGCAAGGCCATCGTCGCcttcgccgcctccggtgaCATCCCCGCCGCGTCCGAAGCCCTCGCatccctccgccgcgccgctgaCTCCCCACTCCCCGCCGAGTTCTACAATATCATCCTCCACGCcctctcccgcctccgccgccacgtcGATGTGATCCGCTTCTACGGCGAGATGACCTCCGTCTACCGCGTCGCCCCGGATGCCTACACGTTCAATATACTCATCAACAGCTCCTGCCGCGCGGAAGGCGTCAACACCGCCATGCGGTGGTTTGGCGAGATGCAGCGGCGGAGCTGTGCACCGACTGGCGTTAGTTTCAACACACTTATGCGCGGGTTCATCAGAGAAGGCAGGTACAAGGAAGGAATCAAGGTCGCACGTGAGATGCTTGAGCTTGGGGTCGGGCTGTCGGTTGTGTCCATGGAGATTTTGATCAGCGGCTTGTGCCGTGGTGGTGAGGCACTAAAGGCGGCTGAGGTGTTTGTTGAGTTTTGGGGGGATGGAGTGGTGCCAGAAAGGTTTGATTGCTTTGAACTAGTTGAGGCTCTGTGCCGTGTGGGGAAGATAGATAAAGCAGTGGAAGTGGTGGACATGGTATTGGAGAGGAATATGAAATGCTGTCTCAGCGTGCCTGCTGGTGTTACGGTTTTGGAGTGCCTGATGAAGGCGGGGAAGCTGGATAAGGTTTGCCAGTTGATGTGGAGAATGATTGATCAGGGGATTGTTCCAGATACAATTACTTGTAACTGCGTCTTTGAGGCGCTTTGTGAAGCTGGGAGGGCAGCTGATGCAAACCAGCTTAGAGTGCTCGCTAAGGAGCAGGGTTTTGTGGCTGATGGTGAAACCTATCGTATGCTGGTGCAGGGATTTGGAAGGCAggggagaagaaaggaaggggaaGCTGTGTTGGATGAAATGCTTGATTCAGGATTTGTACCAAATATTGCCTCTTACAATAGGCTTCTTGATGGCTTACTTTAG
- the LOC101777203 gene encoding basic proline-rich protein, translating to MSKQPVSPEGGGVPPSHARGGADAAPSPPGTGRARKASVQGERQAAAGSLRDGAGTSSAMAAHGGDGRHVTFLGGQPQQVAQYPREGRNGAAPPSTAPARPRPSYVPPSQKRREQPPADLGRPYPQGGIPAERQPAMPPPADLGRPYPQGGIPAERQPAMPPPPRGGAPPPRAGSGLAIPEGAAPPPVGAAPAPRRKAGFGFAAPELPDSSDARRHRRPHKHAPGDDEAAPPGSLTTPGGDVSPPPLGGAAPPRRKRIGILAPAWASALTGPSDARRPRPRQHPPGHGDEAAPPNGGSPTAPEGPRLPTAKTIERVSTFEKDDPTEAAPAPGRRPPAAAAHAHDDARPQQPAPAPTRYQPSHGYGGKKWQQAGHPSPMFPTERRRKKENSSKPLAFLFTLCCILFWLLVVCIGLAILVIYLIYHPKPPRVHVSTATLNAGYIDELPPPHLGVALNSDLYVLAAIYNPNTKIDVVLHYMQFDLYFQGHLIGTQAVWPPLYERPGDSELRSVHLVVSEVVMRPEDADVWRNTTASGGLVQMQLEGRWWVQLNFGRWLPFRYMVKPSCTLWLDPPPAGALRRARCHQ from the coding sequence ATGAGCAAACAGCCGGTGTCGCCGGAGGGAGGCGGCGTGCCGCCGAGCCATGCTCGCGGTGGCGCCGATGCGGCGCCGTCTCCGCCTGGGACCGGCCGCGCCCGCAAGGCGAGCGTGCAGGGCGAGCGGCAGGCCGCGGCGGGGTCGCTGCGCGACGGTGCAGGGACCAGTTCGGCCATGGCAGCCCACGGTGGGGACGGGCGCCATGTGACTTTCCTTGGAGGCCAGCCACAGCAGGTGGCGCAATATCCGCGCGAGGGGCGCAACGGGGCTGCCCCTCCGTCGACGGCGCCAGCACGCCCCAGGCCGTCCTACGTGCCGCCGTCGCAGAAGCGGCGGGAGCAGCCGCCGGCCGACCTTGGACGGCCGTACCCGCAGGGAGGCATCCCTGCAGAACGGCAGccggcgatgccgccgccggccgacctTGGACGGCCGTACCCGCAGGGAGGCATCCCTGCAGAACGGCAGccggcgatgccgccgccgccacggggaGGAGCACCGCCACCCAGGGCCGGGAGCGGCCTCGCCATTCCGGAAGGAGCCGCACCGCCACCTGTGGGagctgcgccggcgccgcgccggaaAGCAGGTTTCGGATTCGCGGCTCCAGAACTGCCGGATTCGTCGGATGcgcgccgccatcgtcgtccaCACAAGCACGCGCCTGGAGACGACGAAGCTGCCCCGCCAGGTAGCCTCACCACACCGGGAGGAGATGTATCGCCACCGCCACTTGGAGGAgccgcaccgccgcgccggAAACGTATCGGAATCCTCGCGCCTGCTTGGGCTTCAGCCCTGACGGGGCCGTCGGACGCGCGCCGTCCTCGTCCACGTCAGCACCCACCTGGACATGGAGACGAAGCAGCGCCGCCAAACGGGGGCAGCCCCACCGCACCGGAAGGACCACGGCTCCCCACCGCAAAGACCATCGAGCGCGTCAGCACTTTCGAAAAAGACGACCCCACGGaggctgcgccggcgccgggaaggaggccgccggccgcggcggcgcatgCGCATGACGACGCGCGTCCCCAacagccggcgccggcgccgacgcggtATCAGCCATCGCACGGCTACGGCGGCAAGAAGTGGCAGCAGGCGGGGCACCCGTCACCGATGTTCCccacggagaggaggaggaagaaggagaactCGAGCAAGCCGCTGGCGTTCCTCTTCACCCTGTGCTGCATCCTCTTCTGGCTCCTGGTGGTCTGCATCGGCCTCGCCATCCTGGTGATCTACCTCATCTACCACCCGAAGCCGCCTCGGGTGCACGTGAGCACGGCTACCCTGAACGCCGGGTACATCGACGAActtccgccgccgcacctcgGCGTGGCGCTCAACTCCGACCTCTACGTGCTCGCGGCCATCTACAACCCCAACACCAAGATCGACGTGGTCCTGCACTACATGCAGTTCGACCTCTACTTCCAGGGCCACCTCATCGGGACGCAGGCTGTGTGGCCGCCGCTGTACGAGAGGCCCGGCGACTCCGAGCTCCGGAGCGTGCACCTGGTGGTGAGCGAGGTGGTGATGCGgccggaggacgccgacgtGTGGAGGAACACCACGGCCAGCGGCGGCCTCGTGCAGATGCAGCTCGAGGGCAGGTGGTGGGTCCAGCTCAACTTCGGGCGGTGGCTCCCGTTCAGGTACATGGTGAAGCCGAGCTGCACGCTCTGGCTCgatccgccgccggcgggcgcgcTGCGCAGGGCTCGGTGTCACCAATGA
- the LOC101764909 gene encoding integrator complex subunit 9 homolog: protein MCRDSARSTRKSRLEPNSLTRSTRHATPRAAFAPKEAPTDASPLAASEHAAALRAEAAMKLTCLSTSGGGGSYHSPASHVLELEGLRFLLDCPIDLSALAVFSPVPLTGDAGGLIRAVPRYWSPAAAAAAREGGVDAVLVSSATGMLGLPFLTRLPGFVNTKIYVTEVAARIGKLMMRELVEMHRAFVRYYGPDTDGLPKWMEGDKLNGLASMLQKLVTEDEGKDLTSLMPLYSPGNIEECMQKIQPVKYGEEVCFNGIFMLKASSSGLELGNSVWTIKGPRASITYLPSSVFVSAHALDFDYSSLKENDVILFSDLSSLNDMDEDNEKLDEHAMNETDSSLCHHSVLRDDGADADETITFLCNNDDITEEIERISFICSCIIDAIKSGGSVLIPIGRLGAILLLLELISETLHSSSIKVPIFMISETAEEIIAFTNALPEWLCKSRQEKLFSGEALFGHMELLKEGKLFLFPHLHSKGLLAAWKEPCIVLCPHWSLRLGPAVHLLRRWHADKRCLLVLEQGNDAELSLKPFMPLAIQVLECSFLSGVRVAKIDSLLGVLNPKFVMLPEGLKSRCSVKKRPWSFLYYTKGKTIELPNLREDFEVHLAHNVALGLQPRQLNETTAVARLRTDLLVSSGQYQLAAAEKQSDRSKRHLLHWGAVDPDRLLPALQEKGMLCSFAADDNCAGERSVLITSPVDALVKITSDRTVIYCDDEGTSKHIYDALCSVCNGI from the exons ATGTGCCGAGATTCGGCCCGGTCCACGCGGAAGTCCCGCCTCGAACCGAACTCACTCACTCGTTCgacacgccacgccacgccacgcgccGCCTTCGCCCCCAAGGAGGCCCCAACTGAtgcgtcgccgctcgccgccagcGAGCACGCGGCCGCGCTGAGGGCCGAAGCCGCCATGAAGCTG ACCTGCTTGtccaccagcggcggcggcggcagctacCACTCGCCGGCGAGCCATGTCCTGGAGCTGGAGGGGCTCCGCTTCCTCCTCGACTGCCCCATCGACCTCTCCGCCCTCGCGGTCTTCTCCCCGGTACCCCTCACCGGTGATGCGGGGGGCCTCATCCGCGCCGTGCCGCGCTACTGGTCGCCAgcggctgcggccgccgccaggGAAGGCGGCGTGGACGCCGTACTCGTGTCTTCCGCGACGGGAATGCTTGGACTCCCCTTCCTCACTCGACTCCCCGGATTCGTGAATACCAAG ATTTATGTGACAGAGGTAGCAGCGAGGATTGGAAAGCTAATGATgcgggagctggtggagatgcACCGTGCATTTGTAAGGTACTATGGGCCAGATACGGATGGGTTACCCAAGTGGATGGAAGGGGACAAACTCAATGGACTCGCGTCAATGTTGCAGAAGCTAGTGACTGAAGATGAGGGAAAGGATTTAACTTCTCTGATGCCTCTATACAG CCCAGGAAACATAGAAGAATGCATGCAGAAAATACAGCCTGTTAAGTATGGAGAGGAGGTTTGCTTCAATGGCATATTTATGCTGAAAGCCTCTAGTTCAGGCCTGGAACTTGGCAATTCTGTCTGGACAATAAAAGGTCCAAGAGCTAGTATTACCTACCTGCCCAGTTCAGTATTTGTGTCGGCTCATGCATTAGATTTTGATTACAGCTCTCTGAAGGAAAATGATGTGATTTTGTTTTCGGATCTCTCATCCTTGAACGACATGGACGAGGATAACGAGAAACTGGATGAGCATGCAATGAATGAAACAGACTCTTCGCTATGTCACCACTCAGTGTTGAG GGATGATGGTGCTGATGCGGATGAAACAATCACATTTCTGTGCAACAATGATGATATCACGGAGGAGATTGAGAGAATCAGCTTTATATGCTCATGTATCATCGATGCAATAAAATCTGGAGGCTCTGTTCTAATACCAATAGGTCGCCTTGGTGCTATTCTCTTACTTCTGGAGCTTATATCAGAAACGCTACATTCTTCCAGTATCAAG GTACCCATATTTATGATTTCTGAAACAGCAGAAGAAATTATTGCTTTTACCAATGCCTTGCCTGAATGGCTATGCAAGTCACGCCAAGAGAAG CTATTCTCTGGTGAGGCATTATTTGGCCACATGGAGCTTTTGAAGGAGGGCAAATTATTTCTGTTCCCACATTTACACTCAAAGGGCCTGCT GGCAGCATGGAAGGAGCCTTGTATTGTGCTTTGTCCACACTGGAGCCTTAGGCTTGGCCCAGCTGTCCATCTGCTTCGTCGCTGGCATGCTGACAAACGCTGCCTTCTAGTTTTGGAG CAAGGGAATGATGCTGAGTTGAGTCTTAAGCCTTTCATGCCCTTGGCAATTCAAGTCCTTGAGTGTTCTTTTCTTTCTGGAGTAAG GGTGGCAAAAATTGATTCATTACTGGGAGTGCTCAATCCGAAGTTCGTAATG CTTCCTGAAGGTCTGAAGTCCCGGTGTTCAGTAAAGAAGAGGCCATGGTCATTCTTGTATTACACCAAGGGCAAAACCATCGAGCTCCCAAATTTACGGGAAGACTTTGAGGTGCACCTTGCACATAATGTGGCCTTAGGATTGCAGCCTAGGCAACTGAATGAGACCACTGCAGTGGCGAGATTGAGAACAGATCTGCTTGTAAGCAGTGGACAGTATCAGCTGGCTGCTGCAGAGAAGCAATCGGATCGATCAAAGCGACACTTACTACATTGGGGCGCTGTTGATCCGGATCGCTTGTTGCCAGCACTACAAGAAAAGGGGATGTTATGTTCGTTTGCTGCAGATGATAACTGTGCAGGTGAACGGTCTGTTCTGATTACAAGTCCAGTAGATGCTCTTGTGAAGATAACATCTGATAGGACGGTTATATACTGTGATGATGAGGGAACATCCAAGCATATTTACGATGCACTTTGTAGCGTTTGCAATGGGATCTGA
- the LOC101764088 gene encoding LOW QUALITY PROTEIN: proline transporter 1-like (The sequence of the model RefSeq protein was modified relative to this genomic sequence to represent the inferred CDS: inserted 1 base in 1 codon; deleted 2 bases in 2 codons), whose product MSLSLLEAHLEGGDKKREAMASSSMDTEAAGQELKGSDYTVSATAHAVDSDSWQQVGLLLVIGFNCAYVLSFSNLMMAPLGWGWGVACLLLVGAAAWYANWLLAGLHFVDGQRFIRYRDLMGFVFGRKMYYITYFLQFATLLLCNMGFILLGARALKAINVEFTHSPARLQWFITATGIIYFAFAYFVPTISAMRNWLATSAALTLAYDVALLAILIRDGKSNNNRRFSVHGSPSEKVFNALGAXAAILVCNTPGLLPEIQSTVREPSVRGMRRALLLQYTAGAAGYYGISVAGYWAYGSAVSEYLPNQLGGPRWAVVLINAAAFLQSVVSQHLFVVPIHEAMDTQLQRLDEGMFSRYNLTRRFFARGLIFGFNVFVTALFPFMGDFVNLVGSFSLVPLTFMFPSMVILKIKGKSGGRWSRLWHWGVIVFSTLLCVATTASAVRLIFNNARIYRFFADT is encoded by the exons ATGTCCCTCTCCCTCCTGGAGGCTCATCTGGAAGGAGGTGACAAGAAGAGAGAAGCAATGGCTAGTTCGTCCATGGACACTGAAGCTGCAGGACAGGAGCTCAAGGGCAGTGACTACACCGTCTCAGCTACTGCTCATGCAGTAGATTCAG ACTCGTGGCAGCAGGtggggctgctgctggtgaTCGGCTTCAACTGCGCCTACGTGCTGAGCTTCTCCAACCTCATGATGGCGCCGCTGGGCTGGGGCTGGGGCGTCGCCTGCCTGctgctcgtcggcgccgccgcctggtACGCCAACTGGCTCCTCGCCGGCCTCCATTTCGTCGACGGCCAGAGGTTCATCCGGTACAGGGACCTCATGGGCTTCGTCTTCG GGAGGAAAATGTACTACATCACTTATTTCCTGCAGTTCGCCACTCTGCTTCTCTGCAACATGGGCTTCATTTTACTAGGTGCAAGAGCACTCAAG GCAATCAACGTGGAGTTCACCCACTCCCCTGCCAGGCTCCAGTGGTTCATCACCGCGACCGGGATCATCTACTTCGCCTTCGCCTACTTCGTGCCGACGATTTCTGCCATGAGGAACTGGCTCGCCACGTCGGCGGCGCTGACGTTAGCATACGACGTCGCTCTGCTCGCCATCCTAATCAGAGATG GTAAATCCAACAACAAC AGAAGATTCAGCGTCCATGGCAGCCCATCCGAGAAGGTGTTCAACGCGCTGGGCG TCGCCGCCATCCTCGTCTGCAACACTCCGGGCTTGCTCCCG GAGATACAG TCGACGGTGCGGGAGCCGTCGGTGCGCGGGATGCGGcgggcgctgctgctgcagtacaccgccggcgccgccgggtaCTACGGCATCAGCGTGGCGGGGTACTGGGCGTACGGGTCGGCGGTGTCCGAGTACCTCCCCAACCAGCTCGGCGGGCCGCGGTGGGCCGTCGTGCTCATcaacgccgccgccttcctgcAGAGCGTCGTCTCCCAACAC CTGTTCGTGGTGCCGATCCACGAGGCGATGGACACGCAGCTGCAGCGGCTGGACGAGGGCATGTTCTCCCGGTACAACCTGACGCGCCGCTTCTTCGCGCGGGGGCTCATCTTCGGCTTCAACGTCTTCGTCACCGCGCTGTTCCCGTTCATGGGGGACTTCGTCAACCTCGTCGGCTCCTTCTCCCTCGTCCCGCTCACCTTCATGTTCCCCAGCATGGTCATCCTCAAG ATCAAGGGGAAGAGTGGTGGGAGATGGAGCAGGCTTTGGCATTGGGGCGTCATCGTTTTCTCCACGCTTCTCTGCGTCGCTACCACCGCCTCCGCAGTTCGTTTGATCTTCAACAATGCCAGGATCTACCGCTTCTTCGCCGACACATGA